In a genomic window of Mycolicibacterium neoaurum VKM Ac-1815D:
- a CDS encoding putative periplasmic lipoprotein → MRSLIVLATAALVSAGCSSRPPDRPEEPAQPAASAVPTLTDQQAAPEQVLLEVTIAGGQVTPTNQQLRARVGEPILIRVTSDTPDELHVHATPEHSFEVKPGPAQTFQFTVEVPGRVDVELHEAHRVVATIAVQ, encoded by the coding sequence GTGCGGTCATTGATCGTATTGGCCACCGCGGCACTGGTATCGGCGGGTTGCAGCAGCCGGCCACCCGACCGTCCCGAGGAGCCGGCCCAGCCCGCCGCGTCCGCGGTCCCGACCCTGACCGACCAGCAGGCGGCACCGGAGCAGGTGCTGCTCGAGGTCACCATCGCCGGCGGTCAGGTCACCCCGACCAATCAGCAGCTGCGGGCCCGTGTCGGTGAGCCTATACTGATCCGGGTCACCAGCGACACACCCGACGAACTGCACGTCCACGCCACCCCCGAACACTCCTTCGAGGTGAAACCCGGTCCGGCACAGACGTTCCAGTTCACCGTCGAGGTGCCCGGAAGGGTCGACGTGGAACTGCACGAGGCGCATCGGGTCGTCGCGACCATCGCGGTGCAGTGA
- a CDS encoding isochorismatase family protein, translated as MRALIVVDVQKDFCEGGSLAVEGGAAVAGAITGLLTGHDYDHVVATMDFHIDPGEHFSDTPDYRVSWPRHCVVGTSGVDFHENLDPAAVEAVFTKGEFSAAYSGFEGTDADGTSLTDWLARRGVDAVDVVGIATDYCVRATALDAAAAGLRTRVLLPLCAGVAADTTAEAVTLLRARGVEVTE; from the coding sequence ATGCGTGCGCTGATCGTGGTGGATGTGCAGAAGGATTTCTGTGAGGGCGGATCGTTGGCCGTCGAAGGTGGTGCCGCCGTCGCCGGTGCGATCACCGGCCTGCTCACCGGTCACGATTACGACCATGTGGTCGCGACCATGGATTTCCACATCGATCCCGGTGAGCATTTCTCCGATACCCCGGACTACCGGGTGTCCTGGCCGCGGCACTGCGTGGTCGGCACCTCCGGGGTGGACTTCCACGAGAATCTCGACCCCGCCGCGGTCGAGGCAGTGTTCACCAAGGGTGAGTTCTCGGCCGCCTACAGCGGTTTCGAGGGCACCGATGCCGATGGCACCTCGCTGACCGATTGGCTGGCCCGCCGCGGTGTGGACGCCGTGGACGTGGTGGGCATCGCCACCGACTACTGCGTGCGCGCGACCGCGCTGGACGCCGCTGCCGCCGGGTTGCGCACGCGGGTGCTGCTACCGCTGTGCGCGGGAGTCGCCGCGGACACCACCGCCGAGGCGGTGACCCTGCTACGGGCGCGCGGCGTCGAGGTCACCGAGTAG
- a CDS encoding MerR family transcriptional regulator encodes MGELLQIGDVAARTELSIKTIRHYDEVGLVTPSARSAGGFRLYTARDIDRLLSIRRMKPLGFTLEEMRELLDALDVIGDVSSDPERQVHARRHLADCHERARQASAKLARNLAYAEELIGQLSDYGTADPTR; translated from the coding sequence GTGGGCGAGCTTTTGCAGATCGGTGATGTCGCTGCCCGAACCGAGTTGTCCATCAAGACGATCCGACATTACGACGAGGTCGGTCTGGTGACCCCCTCGGCGCGTTCGGCCGGTGGTTTCCGGCTCTACACCGCCCGAGATATCGATCGCCTGCTGTCGATTCGGCGGATGAAGCCGCTGGGCTTCACACTTGAGGAGATGCGTGAGCTGCTCGACGCCCTCGACGTGATCGGTGACGTGTCGTCGGACCCCGAGCGGCAGGTCCATGCCAGACGCCACCTGGCCGACTGTCATGAGCGTGCCCGGCAGGCGTCCGCGAAGTTGGCCCGGAACCTGGCCTATGCCGAAGAACTGATCGGACAACTGTCGGACTACGGCACCGCGGACCCTACTCGGTGA
- a CDS encoding SulP family inorganic anion transporter, translating into MPITPAREQSVLAALRSPRRLRTEVLAGLVVALALIPEAISFSIIAGVDPRVGLFASFTMAVTIALVGGRPAMISAATGAVALVVAPLVRSHGLDHLIAAVLLAGVIQVILGGLGVARLMRFIPRSVMVGFVNALAILIFVSQVPHLLGVPWLVYPMVAVGMLLMILLPRITTAIPAPLVAIVVLTAATIGSGWSVPNVGDEGQLPSSLPSLLIPQVPWTWQTLGVIAPYALTMAVVGLLESLMTAKLVDDITDTPSNKSREAIGQGVANVVTGLFGGMGGCAMIGQTMINVKVSGARTRISTFLAGAFLLALVVGLGDLVAQIPMAALVAVMIMVSVATLDWHSVHPKTLRRMPKSETAVMLATVAVTVATDNLAYGVGVGTLTAMVLFARRVAHLTEVVEMSDPDAGSDADTRVYAVRGELFFASSNDLIYQFDYEADPLNIVIDMSQAHIWDASTVATLDAITTKYAAKGKNVTIIGMNDNSAQRHARLSGRMESAH; encoded by the coding sequence GTGCCCATCACCCCTGCGCGGGAACAGTCTGTACTGGCCGCACTGCGCTCACCACGACGGCTGCGCACCGAGGTCCTCGCCGGCCTGGTGGTGGCGTTGGCGTTGATTCCCGAGGCCATCTCCTTCTCCATCATCGCCGGCGTCGACCCCCGCGTCGGACTGTTCGCCTCGTTCACCATGGCGGTCACCATCGCCCTGGTCGGAGGCCGGCCGGCGATGATCAGCGCCGCGACGGGAGCTGTCGCGCTGGTGGTCGCGCCCTTGGTGCGCAGCCACGGATTGGATCACCTCATCGCGGCGGTGCTGCTGGCAGGTGTCATCCAGGTGATCCTCGGCGGCTTGGGGGTGGCCCGTCTGATGCGGTTCATCCCGCGCAGCGTCATGGTCGGATTCGTCAACGCGCTGGCCATCCTGATCTTTGTCTCCCAGGTGCCGCACCTGCTCGGTGTTCCGTGGCTGGTGTATCCGATGGTCGCGGTCGGGATGTTGCTGATGATCCTGCTGCCCAGGATCACCACCGCGATCCCCGCCCCACTGGTGGCGATCGTCGTGCTGACCGCTGCCACGATCGGATCGGGCTGGTCGGTGCCGAACGTCGGCGACGAGGGGCAGCTTCCTTCCAGCCTGCCGTCGCTGCTGATTCCGCAGGTGCCGTGGACCTGGCAGACATTGGGGGTGATCGCGCCCTATGCGTTGACCATGGCGGTCGTGGGTCTGCTGGAGTCGCTCATGACGGCCAAACTCGTCGACGACATCACCGACACGCCCTCGAACAAGTCGCGTGAGGCAATCGGTCAGGGGGTGGCCAATGTGGTCACCGGTCTGTTCGGTGGCATGGGCGGTTGCGCGATGATCGGCCAGACCATGATCAACGTCAAGGTCTCGGGTGCCCGTACCCGGATCTCCACCTTCCTGGCCGGCGCGTTCCTGCTTGCCCTCGTTGTCGGCCTCGGTGACCTGGTCGCGCAGATTCCGATGGCAGCCCTGGTAGCCGTGATGATCATGGTGTCGGTGGCCACTCTCGACTGGCACAGCGTGCACCCGAAGACGTTGCGTCGCATGCCCAAGAGCGAAACTGCCGTCATGCTGGCGACGGTCGCGGTCACGGTGGCCACCGACAATCTCGCCTATGGGGTCGGGGTCGGGACATTGACCGCCATGGTGTTGTTCGCCCGCCGCGTCGCACATCTGACCGAGGTCGTCGAGATGTCCGACCCCGATGCCGGGAGCGATGCGGACACCCGCGTCTACGCTGTCCGAGGCGAGCTCTTCTTCGCATCGAGCAACGACCTCATATACCAGTTCGACTACGAAGCCGACCCGCTGAACATCGTCATCGACATGAGTCAGGCGCACATCTGGGATGCCTCGACGGTGGCCACCTTGGATGCGATCACCACCAAGTACGCGGCCAAGGGTAAGAATGTCACCATCATCGGGATGAACGACAACAGTGCGCAGCGCCATGCCCGTCTCAGTGGTCGCATGGAGTCCGCCCACTAG
- a CDS encoding MarR family winged helix-turn-helix transcriptional regulator produces the protein MRTRTDLAGELFGVVGRFRRQLRRSTKGTAGGFDHDGLTQSQTELLRLVGRRPGVSVRDAAAELCLAANTASTLVSRLAADDLLIRSVDSSDRRVGRLRLTPAAQQIADRSREARRTALAGALDRLDDDQIAALTAGLNVLTELTRILQEDNP, from the coding sequence ATGCGCACCCGCACCGATCTGGCCGGCGAACTGTTCGGCGTGGTCGGACGATTCCGTCGCCAGCTGCGCCGATCCACGAAAGGCACGGCCGGCGGATTCGACCACGACGGTCTGACCCAGTCACAGACCGAGCTGTTGCGACTCGTCGGCCGCCGCCCCGGGGTGTCGGTGCGCGATGCGGCCGCCGAACTCTGCCTGGCCGCCAACACCGCCTCCACGTTGGTCTCCCGACTCGCCGCCGACGACCTGCTGATCCGTTCGGTGGACAGCAGCGACCGTCGGGTGGGCCGGTTGCGGCTCACTCCCGCCGCGCAGCAGATCGCCGACCGGTCCCGCGAGGCCAGGCGCACCGCACTGGCCGGGGCGCTGGACCGACTCGACGACGACCAGATCGCCGCACTCACCGCCGGACTGAACGTCCTCACCGAGCTCACCCGGATCCTGCAGGAGGACAACCCATGA
- a CDS encoding ATP-binding cassette domain-containing protein: MTAAAIDCRGLTHRYGKFTAVDGLDLLVRPGETVGLLGPNGAGKTTAIRVLTTLTPIQQGQVHIFGLDARRDTMDIRYNIGYVPQQLSIEAALTGRQNVELFARLYDIGRRDRAARVAEAIDAMGLTEVADKPAGSYSGGMVRRLELAQALVNRPSLLLLDEPTVGLDPIARDSVWDQVERMQQDFGMAVLLTTHYMGEADALCDRVVLMHHGRLQAEGTPSELKSTVGKDATLEDVFRHYAGSDLDNAAPAGLREVRAARRTARRVG, from the coding sequence ATGACCGCTGCGGCCATCGACTGTCGCGGGCTCACCCATCGCTACGGCAAGTTCACCGCGGTGGACGGGCTGGACCTGCTGGTCCGACCGGGCGAGACGGTCGGCCTGCTCGGGCCCAACGGGGCCGGTAAGACCACCGCGATCCGCGTACTGACCACCCTCACCCCGATCCAGCAGGGGCAGGTCCACATCTTCGGCCTGGACGCCCGTCGCGACACCATGGACATCCGATACAACATCGGCTATGTGCCGCAACAACTTTCCATCGAAGCGGCACTGACGGGTCGGCAGAACGTCGAACTGTTCGCCCGCCTCTACGACATCGGCCGCCGGGACCGCGCCGCCCGGGTGGCCGAGGCGATCGACGCGATGGGACTGACCGAGGTTGCCGACAAGCCCGCGGGCAGCTACTCCGGCGGTATGGTGCGTCGCCTCGAGCTCGCGCAGGCACTGGTGAACCGCCCCTCGCTGCTGCTCCTCGACGAACCGACCGTCGGTCTGGATCCCATTGCCCGCGACAGTGTCTGGGACCAAGTCGAGCGTATGCAGCAGGACTTCGGGATGGCGGTGTTGCTGACGACGCACTACATGGGCGAGGCGGACGCCCTATGCGACCGGGTGGTCCTGATGCACCACGGCCGGCTGCAGGCCGAAGGCACCCCGTCCGAGCTGAAGTCGACCGTCGGCAAGGATGCCACACTGGAGGACGTGTTCCGCCACTATGCCGGCTCGGACCTCGACAACGCGGCGCCGGCCGGCCTGCGGGAGGTCCGCGCCGCCCGAAGGACGGCCCGCCGTGTCGGTTGA
- a CDS encoding ABC transporter permease, producing MGAFALVEVQKLRHDRTELFTRMVQPALWLIIFGQTFNRLGVIDTGDVPYLAFLAPGIIAQSALFISIFYGIQIIWDRDAGILAKLMVTPAPPSALITGKAFAAGVRSVVQVIGVVALAYVIGVHMTVNPLRILGAMAVVMLGSAFFACLSMSLAGLVRNRDRLMGIGQAITMPLFFASNALYPVEVMPQWLRWLSAVNPLSYEVNALRGLLIGTPTNAALDIAVLVGSAALGVLTASALLRRLVR from the coding sequence ATGGGCGCATTCGCCCTCGTCGAGGTGCAGAAGCTGCGGCACGACCGCACCGAGCTGTTCACCCGTATGGTGCAGCCCGCCCTGTGGCTGATCATCTTCGGTCAGACCTTCAATCGGCTCGGCGTGATCGACACCGGCGACGTGCCGTATCTGGCGTTCCTGGCACCGGGGATCATCGCGCAATCGGCACTGTTCATCTCGATCTTCTATGGCATCCAGATCATCTGGGACCGCGACGCGGGCATCCTGGCCAAACTGATGGTCACTCCGGCACCACCGTCAGCCCTGATCACCGGGAAGGCGTTCGCCGCCGGGGTGCGTTCGGTGGTGCAGGTCATCGGTGTCGTCGCGCTGGCGTATGTCATCGGTGTGCACATGACGGTGAACCCGTTGCGCATCCTCGGCGCGATGGCGGTAGTGATGCTCGGCTCGGCGTTCTTCGCCTGCCTGTCGATGTCGCTGGCCGGGCTGGTGCGCAACCGGGACCGGCTGATGGGCATCGGCCAGGCCATCACCATGCCGCTGTTCTTCGCCTCCAATGCGCTGTACCCGGTGGAGGTCATGCCCCAGTGGCTGCGCTGGCTGTCGGCGGTCAATCCCCTGAGTTATGAAGTGAATGCACTGCGCGGCCTGCTGATCGGAACGCCCACCAATGCGGCGTTGGACATCGCGGTGCTGGTCGGGTCGGCGGCGCTCGGAGTGCTCACCGCATCGGCGCTGCTGCGTCGGCTGGTGCGTTAG
- a CDS encoding maltokinase N-terminal cap-like domain-containing protein has product MTLPFAQWLPRQRWYGGRGRYLTDVRPTVVPLGEDLDLVLLEVDYADGSVDRYQVVVRWDSGAEHTAIGTDAGRTGYDALTDPEVAGRLLGLIGESATIGPVSFSAEPDVQWGPVTPVRSMGAEQSNTSVVFGDHSIMKAFRRLTPGINPDIELTRALAGNPHITALLGSYDIAWEGEQYTLGMVSVFAKGSSDGWSVAERRTEDLRSAEADFVQESHLLGEAVASVHLSLAETLGSRMTAFPAQTLIDRARSVAASVPEVAARLAQIEQCYRQVADEPTPQQRVHGDLHLGQVLHTPAGWLIIDFEGEPGQPLAERRRPDSPLRDVAGMLRSYDYVASQRLLTVQDADLEVAAREWVQRNRKAFCDGYASVGGLNPWDSAGVLVAYELDKAVYEVGYESRYRPTWLPIPLGALDRLLGN; this is encoded by the coding sequence ATGACCTTGCCGTTCGCCCAGTGGTTACCCCGACAGCGGTGGTACGGCGGGCGCGGCCGCTATCTGACCGACGTCCGCCCGACGGTGGTGCCCCTCGGCGAGGACCTCGACCTGGTCCTGCTCGAGGTCGACTACGCCGACGGGTCCGTCGATCGGTATCAGGTGGTGGTGCGCTGGGACTCCGGTGCCGAGCACACCGCGATCGGCACCGATGCCGGCCGTACCGGATACGACGCCCTCACCGATCCCGAGGTGGCCGGCCGACTGCTGGGCCTGATCGGCGAATCCGCCACCATCGGCCCGGTCAGCTTCTCGGCCGAACCCGACGTCCAGTGGGGTCCGGTGACACCGGTGCGCAGTATGGGCGCCGAACAGTCGAACACCAGCGTGGTGTTCGGCGACCACTCGATCATGAAGGCATTCCGCAGGCTGACCCCCGGCATCAACCCCGATATCGAACTGACCCGGGCGCTGGCTGGTAATCCGCATATCACCGCACTGCTCGGCTCCTATGACATCGCTTGGGAGGGTGAGCAGTACACGCTGGGCATGGTGAGCGTCTTCGCCAAGGGTTCATCCGACGGCTGGTCGGTGGCAGAGCGGCGCACCGAGGATTTGCGTTCGGCGGAGGCGGATTTCGTTCAGGAGTCACACCTGCTCGGCGAGGCGGTGGCCTCGGTGCACCTGTCCTTGGCCGAGACCCTCGGCAGCCGGATGACCGCGTTCCCGGCACAGACGCTGATCGATCGGGCCCGGTCGGTGGCCGCGTCGGTGCCCGAGGTCGCCGCACGCCTCGCCCAGATCGAGCAGTGCTATCGGCAGGTCGCCGACGAGCCGACCCCGCAACAGCGTGTCCACGGCGATCTGCACCTCGGTCAGGTGTTGCACACGCCCGCCGGCTGGCTGATCATCGATTTCGAGGGCGAACCCGGGCAGCCGCTGGCCGAGCGCCGCCGCCCGGACTCCCCGCTGCGCGATGTGGCGGGAATGCTGCGCTCCTACGATTACGTTGCCTCGCAACGGTTACTGACTGTCCAGGACGCCGACCTCGAAGTGGCCGCGCGCGAGTGGGTGCAGCGCAACCGCAAGGCTTTCTGCGACGGGTACGCCTCGGTCGGCGGACTCAATCCTTGGGATTCGGCCGGTGTGTTGGTGGCCTACGAGCTGGACAAGGCGGTCTATGAGGTGGGCTACGAGTCGCGCTACCGCCCGACCTGGCTGCCGATCCCGCTGGGTGCACTGGACCGGTTGCTGGGCAACTAA
- a CDS encoding HugZ family pyridoxamine 5'-phosphate oxidase: MADLRDHGDPGDAPSIPPPTAPVSDATRPSAAEEARTIAASTNTATLATLTSDGDPWASFVTYGLHEGAPVLCVSNLAEHGRNLAGDQRASIAIVAPETPDDPLASGRITLAGVAVRPTGAALDAARQAHLDAVPAAKYYIDYSDFTLWVLDVQRVRWVGGYGRMDSTTGAQYTAAAPDPVAPHSAGAIAHLNADHADALTAMARALGGYPDATAATCTGADRYGLDLRVDTPRGIAYTRAGYLKPIDGIGELRAAAVELTRRAQRG; the protein is encoded by the coding sequence ATGGCTGATCTGCGCGACCACGGCGATCCGGGAGACGCCCCGTCGATCCCGCCACCGACGGCCCCGGTGAGCGACGCCACCCGCCCTTCGGCTGCGGAGGAGGCGCGCACCATCGCGGCGTCCACCAACACCGCGACGCTGGCCACCCTGACCTCCGACGGTGATCCGTGGGCATCCTTCGTCACCTACGGTCTGCACGAGGGCGCACCGGTGCTGTGCGTGTCCAACCTCGCCGAACATGGCCGCAACCTCGCCGGTGACCAGCGGGCCAGCATCGCCATCGTCGCCCCCGAGACGCCGGACGACCCGCTGGCATCGGGTCGCATCACGCTGGCCGGTGTGGCCGTGCGGCCCACCGGCGCCGCGCTGGACGCCGCCCGGCAGGCCCACCTCGATGCGGTTCCCGCCGCCAAGTACTACATCGACTACAGCGATTTCACGCTGTGGGTGCTCGACGTGCAGCGGGTGCGCTGGGTCGGTGGCTACGGCCGGATGGACTCCACCACCGGGGCGCAGTACACCGCCGCCGCACCCGACCCCGTCGCACCGCATTCCGCGGGCGCCATCGCCCACCTCAACGCCGACCACGCCGATGCGCTGACGGCCATGGCCAGGGCGCTCGGTGGATATCCCGATGCCACCGCCGCGACCTGCACCGGGGCCGACCGATACGGCCTCGACCTGCGGGTGGACACGCCCCGCGGAATCGCCTACACCCGGGCCGGTTACCTCAAGCCCATCGATGGCATCGGTGAGTTGCGCGCCGCCGCAGTGGAACTGACGCGGCGGGCCCAGCGGGGCTGA
- a CDS encoding orotate phosphoribosyltransferase: MQRPDSWQAAFDLIRTRAHERREEPFKLVSGQLSHDYIDGKHAIDNGERLTTVSRAVADLAAAHGIEFDAVGGLTMGADPLAHGIAIVTGAAWFSVRKEQKQRGREQWIEGTRLSPGDRVLLVDDVISTGGSTKKAYDRVLEAGVTVTGVIPMVDRGDVAAELFGGLGVPFAALVSYRDLGIDPVKAV, encoded by the coding sequence ATGCAACGTCCGGACAGCTGGCAGGCCGCCTTCGATCTGATTCGCACCCGTGCCCACGAACGGCGCGAGGAGCCGTTCAAGCTGGTCAGCGGCCAGCTGAGCCATGACTACATCGACGGCAAGCACGCCATCGACAACGGTGAGCGGCTCACCACCGTCAGCCGCGCCGTCGCCGATCTGGCCGCCGCACACGGTATCGAGTTCGACGCGGTCGGCGGGTTGACCATGGGTGCCGATCCGTTGGCCCACGGCATCGCGATCGTCACCGGTGCGGCCTGGTTCTCGGTCCGCAAGGAACAGAAGCAACGCGGCCGCGAACAGTGGATCGAAGGCACCCGGCTGTCCCCCGGTGACCGGGTCCTGCTGGTCGACGATGTGATCAGCACCGGCGGATCGACCAAGAAGGCCTACGACCGGGTGCTGGAGGCCGGTGTGACGGTCACCGGAGTGATCCCGATGGTCGACCGCGGTGATGTCGCGGCCGAACTGTTCGGCGGTCTCGGTGTGCCCTTCGCGGCCCTGGTCTCCTATCGGGACCTCGGCATCGACCCGGTCAAGGCCGTCTGA
- a CDS encoding ABC transporter ATP-binding protein, whose product MSVAVELQDLTRTFGTVNALDGLDLRIEPGELVALLGPSGCGKTTALRILAGLEEATSGSVLVDGRDITGVPASKRDMGMVFQAYSLFPHLTVLDNVAFGLKMRGVGAGERRSRAAEMLELVGLSAQSRRYADELSGGQQQRVALARALAVRPRVLLLDEPLSALDAKVRTQLRDEIRRVQLEVGTTTLFVTHDQEEALAVADRVGVMNAGRLEQLAVPAELYAHPATPFVADFVGLSNKVAATVSGGTAGLLDVSVPALPGSVDGAGVAMVRPESVTVQADPAGRATVVAVSFLGAISRVSVTAADGAALYAQMNSSAARAFAPGDRVTVGLEPGGVLVVAE is encoded by the coding sequence ATGAGCGTGGCTGTTGAATTACAGGATCTGACACGCACTTTCGGGACGGTGAACGCCCTGGACGGGCTTGACCTGCGCATTGAACCGGGGGAGTTGGTGGCACTGTTGGGGCCGTCGGGCTGTGGCAAGACCACCGCGCTACGCATCCTGGCCGGCCTCGAGGAGGCGACGTCGGGATCGGTGCTCGTCGACGGCCGCGATATCACCGGGGTGCCGGCGAGCAAGCGCGATATGGGGATGGTGTTCCAGGCCTACAGCCTGTTCCCACATCTGACGGTGCTCGACAATGTCGCTTTCGGGCTGAAGATGCGCGGGGTTGGTGCCGGCGAACGGCGGTCGCGGGCGGCCGAGATGCTGGAACTGGTCGGGTTGTCTGCCCAGTCGCGGCGCTATGCCGACGAGTTGTCCGGCGGTCAGCAGCAGCGGGTGGCGCTGGCACGTGCGCTGGCGGTGCGTCCGCGGGTGCTGTTGCTCGACGAGCCGCTCTCGGCGCTGGACGCCAAGGTGCGCACCCAGCTGCGTGACGAGATCCGCAGGGTCCAGCTGGAGGTGGGGACGACGACGCTGTTCGTCACCCATGACCAGGAGGAGGCGCTGGCCGTTGCCGACCGGGTGGGCGTAATGAACGCCGGCCGGTTGGAGCAACTGGCGGTGCCGGCAGAGCTCTACGCCCACCCGGCAACCCCGTTCGTCGCGGATTTCGTCGGGCTCAGCAACAAGGTGGCGGCCACGGTGTCCGGCGGCACGGCAGGCCTGCTCGACGTGTCGGTCCCCGCGCTACCCGGCTCGGTGGACGGCGCCGGTGTGGCCATGGTGCGCCCGGAATCGGTGACCGTGCAGGCCGATCCGGCGGGGCGGGCGACGGTGGTCGCGGTGTCGTTCCTCGGCGCGATATCCCGGGTCAGCGTGACGGCGGCGGACGGCGCGGCGCTCTATGCCCAGATGAACAGTTCGGCGGCACGGGCGTTCGCGCCGGGCGATCGGGTCACCGTGGGGTTGGAACCGGGCGGCGTGCTCGTCGTCGCAGAGTAG
- a CDS encoding ABC transporter permease, with protein MIRPVRILLWLAFGAFFLFPLYAMADFATRDPFGGGRTMAAWANLVTDEALLTAIVTSLLLSVLTVAAMLALLVPTMIWVRLRAPWANRLVEFLCLLPLTIPALVVVVGLRNVYLWVTYLLGESALTLTFVYIVLVLPFAYRALDSALSAIDLRTLSEAARSLGAGWTSTIVRVIVPNIGTGILSAAFISIAVVLGEYTVASLSGFQTLPVQIVELGRSDGPTSVAASLATLIFGFGLLLGLSLLTGRKRRRGHS; from the coding sequence ATGATCCGACCGGTACGCATCCTGCTGTGGCTGGCCTTCGGTGCCTTCTTCCTGTTCCCGCTCTATGCGATGGCCGATTTCGCGACCCGTGACCCGTTCGGCGGCGGCCGCACCATGGCGGCCTGGGCGAATCTGGTCACCGATGAGGCGCTGCTGACCGCGATCGTCACCTCGCTGCTGCTGTCGGTGCTGACCGTGGCGGCCATGCTGGCGCTGCTGGTCCCCACCATGATCTGGGTTCGGCTGCGGGCCCCGTGGGCGAATCGGTTGGTGGAGTTTCTGTGCCTGCTGCCGTTGACGATTCCCGCGTTGGTGGTGGTCGTCGGGCTGCGCAACGTGTACCTGTGGGTGACCTACCTGCTCGGGGAGTCGGCGCTGACGCTGACTTTCGTCTACATCGTGCTGGTGCTGCCGTTCGCCTACCGGGCGCTGGATTCGGCGCTGTCGGCGATCGATCTGCGGACGTTGTCGGAGGCGGCCCGGTCGCTGGGGGCGGGCTGGACGTCGACGATCGTGCGGGTGATCGTGCCCAATATCGGCACCGGCATCCTGTCGGCGGCCTTCATCTCGATCGCCGTGGTGCTCGGCGAGTACACCGTGGCCTCACTGTCCGGATTCCAGACGCTGCCGGTGCAGATCGTCGAACTCGGCCGAAGTGACGGCCCGACATCGGTGGCGGCATCGCTGGCCACGTTGATCTTCGGCTTCGGACTGCTGTTGGGGCTGTCGTTGCTGACCGGACGGAAGAGGCGGCGCGGACACTCATGA
- a CDS encoding ABC transporter permease — protein MRYLRQTLPLLPFLAVVTVFLLIPTVTVIVNAFVVDGRFSLELVGALFGQAPLTALVRSLVLSASSALIGAVGGAVLAWLILSSPPRSLIRRAVLALSSVLAQFGGVALAFAFLATVGINGVLTLWLQHLLSVNIAPGGWLYSLPGLILVYTYFQIPLMVIVFLPALEGLRAQWREAAVSLGASTWQYWRAVALPLLTPAFLGSTLLLFANAFAAYATAAALVSQGSPIVPLLIRAALTSEVVLGQAGLAYALAVEMIVVVAIVMIAYNLLVRRTARWLR, from the coding sequence GTGCGCTACCTCCGGCAGACCCTGCCGCTGCTGCCGTTCCTGGCAGTGGTCACGGTCTTCCTGCTGATCCCGACCGTGACGGTCATCGTCAACGCCTTCGTCGTGGACGGCAGGTTCTCCCTCGAACTCGTCGGCGCGTTGTTCGGCCAGGCGCCGCTGACCGCGCTGGTGCGCAGTCTGGTGCTCTCGGCTTCGAGCGCGTTGATCGGGGCGGTAGGCGGCGCGGTGCTGGCCTGGCTGATCCTGAGCAGCCCGCCGCGCTCGCTGATCCGGCGCGCCGTGCTGGCCCTGTCCAGTGTGCTGGCCCAGTTCGGCGGTGTCGCATTGGCTTTCGCGTTCCTGGCGACGGTGGGTATCAACGGTGTGCTCACGCTGTGGTTACAGCACCTGTTGAGTGTGAACATCGCGCCGGGCGGCTGGTTGTACAGCCTGCCGGGATTGATCCTGGTGTACACCTACTTCCAGATCCCGCTGATGGTCATCGTGTTCCTGCCCGCCCTGGAGGGCCTGCGCGCCCAGTGGCGTGAGGCCGCGGTGAGTCTGGGGGCGAGCACCTGGCAGTACTGGCGTGCGGTGGCACTGCCCTTGCTGACGCCGGCCTTTCTCGGCTCGACGCTGCTGTTGTTCGCCAACGCATTCGCCGCGTATGCCACCGCGGCGGCGTTGGTCAGTCAGGGCAGTCCGATTGTGCCGCTGCTGATCCGGGCGGCGTTGACCAGTGAGGTGGTGCTCGGTCAGGCCGGGCTGGCCTATGCCCTTGCCGTGGAGATGATCGTGGTGGTCGCCATCGTGATGATCGCCTACAACCTGTTGGTGCGCCGGACCGCCCGGTGGCTGCGATGA